The Musa acuminata AAA Group cultivar baxijiao chromosome BXJ2-2, Cavendish_Baxijiao_AAA, whole genome shotgun sequence genome has a segment encoding these proteins:
- the LOC135606173 gene encoding probable WRKY transcription factor 31, with the protein MTQSYMDNSGGIGVLTLDTSAPLFLASSLSYGGGGILKRKQPMDSGGHHGGAGTIEFPFSLNPRRDAETANEALTSKRVVADEVDFFSDEKKKQKKKDTIAASPVETDLDLKVPSLGIKKEDLTVQTGLHLRNGDTAKESVDDGMAAMQAELARMNEENQKLRGMLSQVNSSYSALQMHLATLKQQRNRTTQAHEEKIDAENGNQGGARVLRQFLDLGPDADVDEHSNSSTASLERSSSTPENVEVGSMGYGLHKNEGNPREALELTPTATAEQESTMRRTRVSVRARSEASTITDGCQWRKYGQKIAKGNPCPRAYYKCTMATGCPVRKQVQRCADDRSILITTYEGTHNHPLPPAAMAMASATSAAASTLFSGSTSSADGLMNSNFLSRSVLPCSSSVATISASAPFPTVTLDLTRSPDPLQSQRTPAGQFQFPFPALGALPQPPSLPPVFGQTLLNQSRFSGLQVSSGVAAAHFPHPKPQTTMPSSLEETVNAATAAITADPNFTAVLAAAIKSIIGGNDQAVNSSQNDNVAKKSYSLQQ; encoded by the exons ATGACACAGAGCTATATGGACAACAGCGGTGGCATAGGAGTGCTCACCTTGGACACATCGGCTCCTCTTTTCCTCGCTTCGTCTTTGAGCTACGGCGGTGGAGGTATTCTGAAGCGCAAACAGCCTATGGACTCCGGTGGCCACCACGGTGGGGCCGGCACCATCGAGTTCCCGTTCAGCCTAAATCCCCGAAGGGATGCTGAGACGGCGAACGAGGCGTTGACAAGCAAGCGGGTCGTCGCGGATGAGGTGGATTTCTTCTCCgatgagaagaagaagcagaagaaaaagGATACGATTGCAGCAAGCCCGGTGGAGACAGATCTCGATCTGAAGGTGCCAAGTCTTGGTATCAAGAAAGAAGACCTCACCGTTCAG ACTGGATTGCACCTGCGCAACGGCGATACGGCTAAGGAATCGGTGGACGATGGGATGGCAGCCATGCAAGCGGAATTGGCACGCATGAACGAAGAGAACCAGAAGCTAAGGGGAATGCTCAGCCAAGTCAACTCCAGCTACAGTGCCCTCCAGATGCATCTGGCCACACTGAAGCAGCAGCGGAACAGAACCACGCAAGCACATGAG GAAAAGATCGATGCCGAAAATGGCAACCAAGGAGGAGCTCGCGTCCTGAGGCAGTTCCTGGATTTGGGTCCGGACGCCGACGTTGACGAGCACTCCAACTCGTCAACTGCTAGTCTCGAGCGATCCTCGTCGACGCCGGAAAACGTCGAAGTGGGATCGATGGGTTACGGTCTACACAAGAACGAAGGTAACCCCCGCGAAGCACTTGAATTGACCCCCACAGCGACTGCCGAGCAGGAATCCACCATGAGGAGGACTCGTGTTTCTGTTCGAGCTCGATCTGAAGCCTCCACG ATCACCGATGGGTGTCAATGGCGCAAGTATGGGCAGAAGATTGCGAAGGGGAACCCGTGCCCGAGAGCTTACTACAAATGCACCATGGCCACCGGTTGCCCCGTCCGCAAACAG GTGCAAAGGTGCGCCGACGACCGATCGATCCTGATAACGACGTATGAGGGCACTCACAACCACCCCCTCCCACCGGCAGCGATGGCGATGGCATCGGCCACCTCGGCCGCGGCATCGACGCTCTTCTCGGGTTCCACGTCGAGCGCCGATGGGCTGATGAACTCGAACTTCCTGTCACGATCTGTTCTCCCTTGTTCCTCGAGCGTCGCCACCATATCGGCTTCCGCTCCTTTCCCGACCGTCACGTTGGATCTCACCCGAAGCCCTGATCCGTTGCAGTCCCAGAGGACGCCCGCAGGCCAATTCCAGTTCCCCTTCCCGGCCCTCGGTGCGCTGCCTCAGCCTCCGTCCCTGCCGCCGGTCTTCGGCCAGACACTACTCAACCAGTCGAGGTTCTCGGGGCTGCAAGTGTCGTCCGGGGTGGCCGCCGCCCACTTCCCACACCCAAAGCCGCAGACGACCATGCCGTCCTCACTGGAGGAAACCGTGAACGCGGCAACAGCTGCCATAACGGCCGACCCAAACTTCACAGCGGTGCTCGCCGCTGCCATCAAGTCCATCATCGGCGGTAATGATCAGGCCGTCAACAGCAGCCAAAACGACAACGTCGCCAAGAAATCTTACAGCTTGCAACAATAG
- the LOC135606174 gene encoding uncharacterized protein LOC135606174 isoform X1 codes for MPSGAKKRKAARRKKEMGQGAHPPHSPTSPPAPPSPSGGGECHGHHREEDSASSGEEDAADRETAVVKREEAAAPVSKEVQEVSVEVAPVPASEEAQEVGVDLVRDGAPEAGAVADFPAVVPVDGSSSAKEEVVEVAEPAAETSKTSIDVDSLSHGTEQKPVPVLNNLVSQVPRENTELCRGTADSEVSVTLLERRATWWNCCGLFDVLTGSRENSRCFFKNHRLLSIYNQSQRNTYNLKCTSCRT; via the exons atGCCGTCAGGTGCGAAGAAGAGGAAAGCCGCACGCCGCAAGAAGGAGATGGGACAGGGCGCCCACCCTCCCCATTCCCCGACCTCCCCTCCCGCTCCTCCTTCTCCTTCAG GCGGCGGTGAATGCCACGGCCACCACCGCGAGGAGGACAGCGCCAGCAGCGGTGAAGAAGACGCTGCCGATCGTGAGACCGCCGTGGTCAAGAGGGAGGAGGCAGCCGCGCCTGTATCGAAAGAGGTTCAAGAAGTGAGCGTGGAGGTGGCACCCGTGCCTGCATCGGAAGAGGCCCAAGAAGTGGGTGTCGACTTGGTACGGGATGGAGCTCCAGAGGCAGGCGCCGTAGCGGATTTTCCGGCGGTTGTTCCTGTCGATGGGTCTTCTTCCGCGAAAGAGGAGGTCGTGGAGGTTGCCGAGCCTGCGGCCGAGACTTCCAAGACCTCGATCGATGTGGACTCCTTGTCACATGGAACTGAACAGAAGCCAGTCCCTGTCCTCAACAATTTGGTCAGCCAAGTGCCTCGTGAGAACACCGAGCTATGCCGTGGGACAGCCGATTCTGAG GTTTCAGTAACACTACTAGAGCGCCGAGCCACCTGGTGGAATTGCTGTGGATTATTTGATGTTCTTACAGGATCCAGAGAAAATAGCAG GTGTTTTTTTAAGAACCACCGTCTTTTGAGTATTTACAATCAATCCCAAAGGAACACCTATAATTTGAAGTGCACTTCCTG CAGGACATGA
- the LOC135606174 gene encoding uncharacterized protein LOC135606174 isoform X3 translates to MPSGAKKRKAARRKKEMGQGAHPPHSPTSPPAPPSPSGGGECHGHHREEDSASSGEEDAADRETAVVKREEAAAPVSKEVQEVSVEVAPVPASEEAQEVGVDLVRDGAPEAGAVADFPAVVPVDGSSSAKEEVVEVAEPAAETSKTSIDVDSLSHGTEQKPVPVLNNLVSQVPRENTELCRGTADSEVSVTLLERRATWWNCCGLFDVLTGSRENSSRT, encoded by the exons atGCCGTCAGGTGCGAAGAAGAGGAAAGCCGCACGCCGCAAGAAGGAGATGGGACAGGGCGCCCACCCTCCCCATTCCCCGACCTCCCCTCCCGCTCCTCCTTCTCCTTCAG GCGGCGGTGAATGCCACGGCCACCACCGCGAGGAGGACAGCGCCAGCAGCGGTGAAGAAGACGCTGCCGATCGTGAGACCGCCGTGGTCAAGAGGGAGGAGGCAGCCGCGCCTGTATCGAAAGAGGTTCAAGAAGTGAGCGTGGAGGTGGCACCCGTGCCTGCATCGGAAGAGGCCCAAGAAGTGGGTGTCGACTTGGTACGGGATGGAGCTCCAGAGGCAGGCGCCGTAGCGGATTTTCCGGCGGTTGTTCCTGTCGATGGGTCTTCTTCCGCGAAAGAGGAGGTCGTGGAGGTTGCCGAGCCTGCGGCCGAGACTTCCAAGACCTCGATCGATGTGGACTCCTTGTCACATGGAACTGAACAGAAGCCAGTCCCTGTCCTCAACAATTTGGTCAGCCAAGTGCCTCGTGAGAACACCGAGCTATGCCGTGGGACAGCCGATTCTGAG GTTTCAGTAACACTACTAGAGCGCCGAGCCACCTGGTGGAATTGCTGTGGATTATTTGATGTTCTTACAGGATCCAGAGAAAATAGCAG CAGGACATGA
- the LOC135606174 gene encoding uncharacterized protein LOC135606174 isoform X4 translates to MPSGAKKRKAARRKKEMGQGAHPPHSPTSPPAPPSPSGGGECHGHHREEDSASSGEEDAADRETAVVKREEAAAPVSKEVQEVSVEVAPVPASEEAQEVGVDLVRDGAPEAGAVADFPAVVPVDGSSSAKEEVVEVAEPAAETSKTSIDVDSLSHGTEQKPVPVLNNLVSQVPRENTELCRGTADSEVSVTLLERRATWWNCCGLFDVLTGSRENSRT, encoded by the exons atGCCGTCAGGTGCGAAGAAGAGGAAAGCCGCACGCCGCAAGAAGGAGATGGGACAGGGCGCCCACCCTCCCCATTCCCCGACCTCCCCTCCCGCTCCTCCTTCTCCTTCAG GCGGCGGTGAATGCCACGGCCACCACCGCGAGGAGGACAGCGCCAGCAGCGGTGAAGAAGACGCTGCCGATCGTGAGACCGCCGTGGTCAAGAGGGAGGAGGCAGCCGCGCCTGTATCGAAAGAGGTTCAAGAAGTGAGCGTGGAGGTGGCACCCGTGCCTGCATCGGAAGAGGCCCAAGAAGTGGGTGTCGACTTGGTACGGGATGGAGCTCCAGAGGCAGGCGCCGTAGCGGATTTTCCGGCGGTTGTTCCTGTCGATGGGTCTTCTTCCGCGAAAGAGGAGGTCGTGGAGGTTGCCGAGCCTGCGGCCGAGACTTCCAAGACCTCGATCGATGTGGACTCCTTGTCACATGGAACTGAACAGAAGCCAGTCCCTGTCCTCAACAATTTGGTCAGCCAAGTGCCTCGTGAGAACACCGAGCTATGCCGTGGGACAGCCGATTCTGAG GTTTCAGTAACACTACTAGAGCGCCGAGCCACCTGGTGGAATTGCTGTGGATTATTTGATGTTCTTACAGGATCCAGAGAAAATAGCAG GACATGA
- the LOC135606174 gene encoding uncharacterized protein LOC135606174 isoform X2, giving the protein MPSGAKKRKAARRKKEMGQGAHPPHSPTSPPAPPSPSGGGECHGHHREEDSASSGEEDAADRETAVVKREEAAAPVSKEVQEVSVEVAPVPASEEAQEVGVDLVRDGAPEAGAVADFPAVVPVDGSSSAKEEVVEVAEPAAETSKTSIDVDSLSHGTEQKPVPVLNNLVSQVPRENTELCRGTADSEVSVTLLERRATWWNCCGLFDVLTGSRENSRCFFKNHRLLSIYNQSQRNTYNLKCTSW; this is encoded by the exons atGCCGTCAGGTGCGAAGAAGAGGAAAGCCGCACGCCGCAAGAAGGAGATGGGACAGGGCGCCCACCCTCCCCATTCCCCGACCTCCCCTCCCGCTCCTCCTTCTCCTTCAG GCGGCGGTGAATGCCACGGCCACCACCGCGAGGAGGACAGCGCCAGCAGCGGTGAAGAAGACGCTGCCGATCGTGAGACCGCCGTGGTCAAGAGGGAGGAGGCAGCCGCGCCTGTATCGAAAGAGGTTCAAGAAGTGAGCGTGGAGGTGGCACCCGTGCCTGCATCGGAAGAGGCCCAAGAAGTGGGTGTCGACTTGGTACGGGATGGAGCTCCAGAGGCAGGCGCCGTAGCGGATTTTCCGGCGGTTGTTCCTGTCGATGGGTCTTCTTCCGCGAAAGAGGAGGTCGTGGAGGTTGCCGAGCCTGCGGCCGAGACTTCCAAGACCTCGATCGATGTGGACTCCTTGTCACATGGAACTGAACAGAAGCCAGTCCCTGTCCTCAACAATTTGGTCAGCCAAGTGCCTCGTGAGAACACCGAGCTATGCCGTGGGACAGCCGATTCTGAG GTTTCAGTAACACTACTAGAGCGCCGAGCCACCTGGTGGAATTGCTGTGGATTATTTGATGTTCTTACAGGATCCAGAGAAAATAGCAG GTGTTTTTTTAAGAACCACCGTCTTTTGAGTATTTACAATCAATCCCAAAGGAACACCTATAATTTGAAGTGCACTTCCTGGTAA
- the LOC135605056 gene encoding ervatamin-B-like produces the protein MASAFNLLLFFLVCGIFCSTWPTASGGVPDHAVVEKFERWMAKYGRAYKNMIEKSYRLGVFAKNLKYVDAFSKSGRRNYTIGLNQFADLTNEEFMETHTGLRRPNAASKPPASPCLYQNVTGVPSSVDWRRRGAVSPVKDQGSCGSCWAFSSVAAIEGITKIKKMKLMDLSEQELVDCVSSNFGCNGGWMNNAFAFVVLTGGITTEARYPYVGYQRGCDFEKLSHHAASIAGYQDVPANDEGALMAAVSHQPVSVAIDAGGLDFQLYTGGIFSGPCGTDLNHAVTVVGYGKGARGIKYWIAKNSWSSNWGDHGYILMKKDVAAKGLCGIAMAASYPTV, from the exons ATGGCTTCTGCATTCAACCTACTGCTCTTCTTTCTCGTCTGTGGCATCTTTTGCAGCACTTGGCCGACGGCCTCCGGTGGCGTTCCAGACCATGCAGTGGTGGAGAAGTTCGAGAGGTGGATGGCCAAGTATGGGCGCGCCTACAAGAACATGATCGAGAAGTCGTACCGCCTCGGTGTGTTCGCCAAGAACTTGAAGTACGTGGACGCCTTCAGCAAATCCGGCCGACGCAACTACACCATCGGCCTTAACCAGTTCGCAGACCTCACCAACGAAGAATTCATGGAAACCCACACTGGACTCAGGCGACCCAACGCCGCCTCCAAGCCACCGGCCTCACCCTGCTTGTACCAGAACGTGACCGGTGTTCCCAGTAGCGTCGACTGGCGGAGACGAGGCGCAGTATCTCCGGTGAAGGACCAAGGCTCCTGTG GATCTTGCTGGGCGTTCTCCAGTGTAGCTGCGAtagaaggaatcaccaagatcaAGAAGATGAAGTTGATGGATCTGTCGGAGCAAGAGCTCGTCGACTGCGTCTCCTCCAATTTCGGCTGCAACGGTGGGTGGATGAACAACGCCTTCGCCTTCGTCGTCTTAACGGGAGGCATCACCACCGAAGCCAGGTACCCGTACGTAGGATACCAGCGAGGCTGCGACTTCGAGAAGCTCTCGCATCACGCGGCCTCCATCGCCGGATACCAAGACGTCCCGGCGAACGACGAGGGAGCACTCATGGCGGCGGTGTCGCACCAACCTGTGTCGGTAGCCATCGATGCCGGTGGACTCGACTTCCAGTTGTACACAGGTGGGATCTTTAGCGGGCCTTGTGGGACTGACCTTAACCATGCGGTCACTGTTGTGGGATACGGGAAAGGTGCGCGTGGGATCAAGTATTGGATAGCGAAGAATTCATGGAGCAGCAATTGGGGTGACCATGGTTACATACTGATGAAGAAGGATGTCGCTGCGAAAGGACTCTGTGGTATCGCCATGGCTGCTTCTTACCCAACCGTGTGA
- the LOC135605058 gene encoding membrane protein PM19L-like — translation MALKPVASLLLFLNFCMYVIVTAIGGWAINVAINRGFIIGPELTLPAHFTPVYFPIGNFATGFFVVFALIAGTVGAASAIAGFNHIRFWNYDSMQPAASSAVTAWLLTLLAMGLACKEIVLEGRNARLRTMEAFLIILSVTQLVYILVIHGGSSTRQASARS, via the exons ATGGCACTGAAGCCCGTGGCgtcccttcttctcttcctcaacTTCTGCATGTACGTCATCGTCACTGCCATCGGAGGATGGGCCATCAACGTGGCCATAAATCGCGGCTTCATCATAG GTCCTGAACTCACCCTCCCAGCACACTTCACCCCGGTATACTTTCCCATCGGCAACTTCGCCACTGGCTTCTTCGTCGTGTTCGCTTTGATCGCTGGCACGGTCGGCGCCGCGTCCGCCATCGCCGGATTCAACCACATCCGATTCTGGAACTACGACAGCATGCAGCCTGCGGCGTCTTCTGCTGTCACTGCATGGCTTCTCACGCTTCTTGCGATGGG TTTGGCCTGCAAGGAGATCGTTCTGGAGGGAAGAAATGCACGCCTG AGAACCATGGAGGCTTTCCTGATCATTCTATCAGTGACACAGTTGGTGTACATTCTTGTGATTCATGGGGGTTCATCTACACGTCAAGCAAGTGCAAGGAGTTGA